A region from the Rosa rugosa chromosome 6, drRosRugo1.1, whole genome shotgun sequence genome encodes:
- the LOC133718035 gene encoding peroxisomal membrane protein 11D-like, giving the protein MSTLDATRAELALAVLYLNKAEARDKICRAIQYGSKFLSNGQPGTAQNVDKTTSLARKVFRLFKFVNDLHGLISPTAPGTPLPLVLLGKSKNALLSTFLFLDQIVWLGRTGIYKNKERVELIGRISLYCWMSSSVCTTLVEVGELGRLSGQIKKLEKDLKTGDKYQNEAYRAKLKKSNERSLALVKAALDTVVAIGLLQLAPKKITPRVTGALGFTTSLISCYQLLPAPVKAKTS; this is encoded by the exons ATGAGTACATTGGATGCAACTAGAGCCGAACTTGCTCTTGCAGTTCTTTATCTGAACAAGGCTGAGGCCAGGGACAAGATATGCAGGGCGATACAATATGGTTCTAAATTCTTGAGTAATGGACAACCCGGGACAGCCCAAAATGTTGACAAAACGACTAGCTTGGCACGAAAAGTTTTCCGTCTTTTCAAG TTTGTGAATGATCTTCATGGTCTGATTAGTCCAACTGCTCCTGGAACTCCTCTTCCACTTGTTCTGCTTGGAAAG TCCAAAAATGCATTGCTGTCAACTTTTCTGTTTCTTGACCAAATTGTCTGGCTTGGCAGAACAGGCATCTATAAG AACAAAGAACGTGTTGAGCTAATTGGCCGTATATCTCTTTACTGTTGGATGAGTTCCTCAGTTTGCACCACTTTAGTTGAG GTTGGGGAGCTAGGAAGGCTTTCTGGACAAATTAAAAAGTTGGAGAAGGATCTGAAGACCGGCGACAAGTATCAA AATGAGGCGTACCGTGCTAAACTCAAAAAATCGAATGAAAGGTCACTAGCCCTGGTTAAAGCAGCCTTGGATACAGTGGTTGCAATTGGGTTGCTTCAGTTGGCACCTAAGAAAATCACTCCTCGTGTTACTGGAGCCTTGGGATTTACTACTTCTCTGATCTCTTGTTATCAG TTGCTTCCAGCTCCAGTGAAGGCTAAAACATCCTAA
- the LOC133715989 gene encoding F-box protein At4g00755, with protein MLEFIHTAPCMDWLNGLEPDMSVKVLTCLDNPKDLVRISTVSCTWRQIVVENGLCKKLCLRMFPQLSRVGHVIESNNSDAKDYAEVGSSNSKEWDTLEREHRVYAFLAHACTSFPEGDCISKAISASSTDNYPEESIEHTLVFSVARRASYWSSKGQKNPAVPEMLTYKLKSDFVIITEINIHPFKAYFQHGSPIYSARGVRFRMGHAKFPIVEIDPMEESCHDDKFEWTHTSQVFPMAQKNCLQTFKLPEPVLCIGGFLQIELVGRVQRQEMDDLFYICVSHVQVKGKSLGPAFSVETNVPSGLFVLKRQTKFNQPSLPENESNAISTGDLERHGREMLPIVNVLRANVDFEEYYE; from the exons atgttgGAGTTCATTCATACGGCTCCATGTATGGATTGGTTGAACGGGCTTGAACCTGACATGTCCGTGAAGGTCCTAACTTGTTTGGACAATCCAAAGGATCTTGTTCGAATTAGTACTGTCTCATGCACTTGGCGTCAAATTG TGGTAGAAAATGGTCTGTGTAAGAAGCTTTGCTTGAGAATGTTTCCTCAGTTATCCAGAGTTGGTCATGTGATCGAGTCAAACAACTCTGATGCCAAAGATTACGCAGAAGTTGGATCTAGCAATTCAAAGGAATGGGACACGTTGGAAAGGGAGCATAGAGTCTATGCCTTCTTAGCTCATGCTTGTACATCTTTCCCTGAGGGGGATTGCATTTCAAAGGCAATCAGTGCTTCCAGCACTGACAATTATCCAGAGGAAAGCATTGAACATACTCTAGTGTTTAGTGTTGCGCGGAGAGCTTCATACTGGTCAAGTAAAGGCCAAAAGAACCCTGCAGTGCCTGAGATGCTGACATACAAGTTGAAGTCTGATTTTGTTATAATTACTGAAATCAACATACATCCTTTCAAAG CTTACTTCCAGCATGGGTCACCCATATATTCTGCCCGTGGTGTTCGATTTCGTATGGGGCATGCCAAATTCCCTATTGTAGAGATTGACCCCATGGAGGAATCATGCCATGACGACAAGTTTGAGTGGACTCACACTTCGCAAGTGTTCCCAATGGCTCAG AAAAACTGCTTGCAGACATTCAAGCTTCCAGAACCAGTTCTTTGCATAGGTGGATTCTTGCAGATTGAGTTAGTGGGGAGGGTTCAGAGACAAGAAATGGATGACCTGTTCTATATATG CGTGTCTCACGTTCAAGTCAAGGGGAAGTCACTAGGACCTGCATTTAGTGTTGAAACCAATGTACCATCTGGGCTGTTTGTGTTGAAGAGACAAACTAAGTTCAACCAACCAAGCTTACCTGAGAATGAGTCCAATGCTATCTCCACTGGTGATTTGGAGAGACACGGTAGAGAAATGCTGCCCATTGTGAATGTGCTGCGTGCAAATGTAGATTTTGAGGAATATTATGAATGA
- the LOC133715675 gene encoding F-box protein PP2-A13 isoform X1, producing MGANLSGGVSDTEGYAQPRLGDIPESCVALVLMYMDPPEICKLARLNRAFRGASWADFIWESKLPTNYRFIVDKVFDEKSMVKNSGMRDIYTTLCKSISFDDGTKQIWLDKTKGGIHLSISSKALSITGIDDRRYWNFIAIDESRKPARAAIVYLCPSLRALPLFDMFQTVAYLQQTWWFEVNGEFDFQFPLGKYSLFFRLHLGRSSKRLGRRVCNSEHVHGWNIKPVKFELTTSNGHQAVSEYYLDNPGNWVNYHVGDFIVDDPHALIKVKYSMTQIDCTHTKGGVCVDSVLIRPSSVGKEH from the exons ATGGGTGCTAATTTATCGGGGGGTGTTTCGGACACGGAGGGCTATGCGCAGCCGAGGCTTGGGGATATACCAGAGAGCTGTGTGGCATTGGTTTTGATGTACATGGACCCTCCTGAGATTTGCAAATTGGCCCGGTTGAACCGGGCTTTTCGCGGTGCTTCGTGGGCCGATTTCATCTGGGAATCGAAGTTGCCCACGAATTACCGGTTTATTGTGGACAAGGTGTTCGATGAAAAGTCTATGGTGAAGAATTCAGGGATGAGGGATATCTATACCACGCTTTGCAAGTCTATTTCGTTTGATGATGGAACAAAG CAAATTTGGCTAGATAAGACCAAGGGTGGTATTCATCTGTCGATTTCTTCAAAGGCGTTATCGATTACAGGGATAGATGATCGAAGATATTGGAATTTCATAGCGATTGATGAATCAAG GAAACCAGCAAGAGCTGCAATTGTGTATCTTTGTCCCAGTTTGCGAGCCTTGCCCCTTTTTGATAT GTTTCAGACAGTGGCTTATCTCCAACAAACCTGGTGGTTTGAAGTTAATGGAGAGTTTGACTTTCAATTTCCATTAGGCAAATATAGCCTCTTCTTTAGGCTCCACCTTGGCAGATCCTCCAAGAGACTTGGTCGCCGAGTATGCAATTCGGAGCATGTTCATGGCTGGAACATAAAACCAGTGAAGTTTGAGCTTACAACTTCTAATGGTCACCAGGCTGTATCAGAATATTACTTGGACAACCCTGGAAACTGGGTCAATTACCATGTGGGAGACTTTATTGTTGACGATCCTCATGCTTTGATCAAGGTCAAATATTCGATGACCCAGATCGATTGTACTCACACCAAAGGCGGTGTCTGTGTAGACTCTGTGTTGATACGCCCTAGTAGTGTAGGGAAAGAGCATTAG
- the LOC133715675 gene encoding F-box protein PP2-A13 isoform X2 → MGANLSGGVSDTEGYAQPRLGDIPESCVALVLMYMDPPEICKLARLNRAFRGASWADFIWESKLPTNYRFIVDKVFDEKSMVKNSGMRDIYTTLCKSISFDDGTKQIWLDKTKGGIHLSISSKALSITGIDDRRYWNFIAIDESRFQTVAYLQQTWWFEVNGEFDFQFPLGKYSLFFRLHLGRSSKRLGRRVCNSEHVHGWNIKPVKFELTTSNGHQAVSEYYLDNPGNWVNYHVGDFIVDDPHALIKVKYSMTQIDCTHTKGGVCVDSVLIRPSSVGKEH, encoded by the exons ATGGGTGCTAATTTATCGGGGGGTGTTTCGGACACGGAGGGCTATGCGCAGCCGAGGCTTGGGGATATACCAGAGAGCTGTGTGGCATTGGTTTTGATGTACATGGACCCTCCTGAGATTTGCAAATTGGCCCGGTTGAACCGGGCTTTTCGCGGTGCTTCGTGGGCCGATTTCATCTGGGAATCGAAGTTGCCCACGAATTACCGGTTTATTGTGGACAAGGTGTTCGATGAAAAGTCTATGGTGAAGAATTCAGGGATGAGGGATATCTATACCACGCTTTGCAAGTCTATTTCGTTTGATGATGGAACAAAG CAAATTTGGCTAGATAAGACCAAGGGTGGTATTCATCTGTCGATTTCTTCAAAGGCGTTATCGATTACAGGGATAGATGATCGAAGATATTGGAATTTCATAGCGATTGATGAATCAAG GTTTCAGACAGTGGCTTATCTCCAACAAACCTGGTGGTTTGAAGTTAATGGAGAGTTTGACTTTCAATTTCCATTAGGCAAATATAGCCTCTTCTTTAGGCTCCACCTTGGCAGATCCTCCAAGAGACTTGGTCGCCGAGTATGCAATTCGGAGCATGTTCATGGCTGGAACATAAAACCAGTGAAGTTTGAGCTTACAACTTCTAATGGTCACCAGGCTGTATCAGAATATTACTTGGACAACCCTGGAAACTGGGTCAATTACCATGTGGGAGACTTTATTGTTGACGATCCTCATGCTTTGATCAAGGTCAAATATTCGATGACCCAGATCGATTGTACTCACACCAAAGGCGGTGTCTGTGTAGACTCTGTGTTGATACGCCCTAGTAGTGTAGGGAAAGAGCATTAG
- the LOC133716640 gene encoding uncharacterized protein LOC133716640 — translation MENRNGKLWNDTLKSAQEIVVTTFTWYDQFLQMQQLQPQDKAAKLGKHWTPPSRQQLKINVDGAFLPSKDIGGIGGVIRRKDGSFVAGFSKCVHHVSSPKQVELLAIREGIDFLRQRSLQEACLENNCQVAIQEIGEEDFDLNENANLLLDIHQCSKYVHNLEFSFAPRTANVDTSTSKLVFSVTKHKQHPLRGPTSHGGAQQRHTSCGPTSNLPCGSRRLPRPHLEATFPALPTCLHNIL, via the coding sequence ATGGAAAACAGAAATGGTAAACTGTGGAATGATACGCTCAAGAGTGCACAAGAGATTGTTGTTACCACTTTCACTTGGTATGACCAATTCCTACAAATGCAGCAGTTACAGCCACAAGACAAAGCAGCCAAACTGGGTAAACATTGGACTCCACCATCAAGACAACAGCTCAAAATCAATGTTGATGGAGCTTTCTTGCCTTCTAAAGATATTGGAGGCATTGGTGGAGTGATCAGAAGAAAAGATGGTTCTTTTGTAGCTGGTTTTTCAAAGTGTGTACATCATGTTTCATCTCCAAAGCAAGTGGAGCTACTAGCAATTCGTGAGGGCATTGATTTTCTACGGCAGCGTAGCCTCCAAGAAGCATGCCTTGAGAATAATTGCCAGGTTGCAATACAAGAGATTGGGGAAGAAGATTTTGACCTCAATGAAAATGCCAACTTATTGTTGGATATACATCAGTGCAGCAAGTATGTACACAATCTGGAATTTTCTTTTGCTCCTAGAACTGCCaatgtagatacctctactagcaagcttgTTTTCtctgtcaccaagcataagcaacaccCTCTTAGAggacccacaagccatggtggagCCCAACAGCGACATACATCCTGTGGCCCGACATCTAACCTACCTTGTGGTAGTCGAAGGCTGCCAAGACCTCACCTAGAAgcaaccttcccggccttgccaacttGCCTTCACAACATACTTTGA